A single genomic interval of Mucilaginibacter boryungensis harbors:
- a CDS encoding response regulator — translation MLKFSFRNQVLLGFIISLILVFGVFYFSYNSIDQLKDDQSRVSHTEAVIQTANKVQLLLLDGETGQRGYIATSRENFLDPYTKSIFQVSDAIQTLANMVNDSPAQKANVDSLNKYALLKKSELAAIIDDARSKSFDDARTRMQDGRGKVYMDKARYFVGKIVNEETRLLNIRKASTDSAAKQAISAIFAGGLIVICVVLLLFFYIQKTFAQQKKAEEEIRVTNIELEKVLAENEAKNWLLTGTGLLNERMQGQQSEKELSQSVLSEICKYTNAISGTLYLFDEPTESLDLYAYYAFHDLGLIKKKIKLSEGWLGQVAKDQKATVIKGTLNDKLELETSIISQELVEIMIVPFFFDKKLKGVIEVAYQNQISTNIHDYIIATANDVGIAINTAQARTIMHDLFEETQQQAEELEAQQEEMRVTNEELLNKTEMLQASEEELRVQQEELRTINAELEEKASLLEEKNQAIEEARASINLKVQELEATGKYKSEFLANMSHELRTPLNSILVLARILKDNKGDNLSEDQIKYASVIFNAGNDLLTLINDILDLSKIESGKLEMMNDQVEVKGILHDMELLFAEVAANKKITFKSTITKDIPDRIYTDKMRVEQVIKNMLSNAFKFTPENGSIFINVTPGEAPKTISFTIKDTGIGIHPEKQRLIFEAFQQADGSTSRKYGGTGLGLSISRELANLLGGRISVKSEQGKGSEFTLTIPFEAAENLNQEDFVQTAETFKPVKEFLKPADQIARKDPKKEALVVIVEDDKNFADILKDYARDHGYKAIVINEGTHAFETIKESQPDAVILDIMLPGKDGWQILKELKNSPETAGVPVHLMSAGEAAANRVRKEGAISFMKKPIDTATLDKLFNEMVTQSGVAFKQILLVEDHEAQSEALREMMEKQGIAVDQAFDGASAFDMLQQNDYQCVILDLNLPDISGLDLLDKIKGIEKFSSLPVIVNTAMELDKTSVNRLMQYANAMVVKTSKSSDRLIDEVNLFLHKIRTSSSTPASGAKTNPVSKGKEMLKGKKVLVVDDDMRNIFALTSALQTYDLQVEIANDGEEAIAKLEKIGDIDIVLMDIMMPKMDGYEATRHIRKQNKWAKLPVIALTAKAMRDDREKCIAAGASDYITKPVDIDRLISLMQLWLEK, via the coding sequence ATGCTTAAATTCTCTTTCCGGAACCAGGTATTACTGGGCTTTATAATTTCGTTGATATTAGTATTCGGGGTGTTTTATTTCTCTTATAATAGTATCGATCAATTAAAGGACGACCAAAGCCGGGTGTCGCATACCGAAGCTGTTATACAAACGGCCAATAAAGTACAGTTGCTTTTGCTTGATGGAGAAACAGGTCAGCGCGGTTATATTGCTACTTCCCGCGAAAACTTTCTGGATCCTTACACCAAGTCAATTTTCCAGGTATCTGATGCTATACAAACATTGGCCAACATGGTGAATGATAGTCCTGCACAGAAAGCTAATGTCGACTCTCTTAATAAATATGCCTTATTAAAAAAATCAGAATTAGCAGCAATAATTGACGATGCCCGTAGTAAGAGTTTTGATGATGCCCGAACAAGGATGCAGGATGGCCGTGGTAAAGTTTATATGGATAAGGCCAGGTACTTTGTTGGTAAAATTGTTAATGAGGAAACGCGTTTACTAAACATCCGAAAAGCGTCGACAGATAGCGCAGCCAAACAGGCAATATCAGCAATTTTTGCAGGCGGTCTTATTGTTATATGTGTAGTATTGCTACTATTCTTTTATATACAAAAAACATTTGCGCAACAGAAAAAGGCCGAAGAAGAAATACGGGTAACCAATATTGAACTGGAAAAAGTTTTAGCCGAAAACGAAGCTAAAAACTGGTTATTAACAGGTACCGGTTTATTAAATGAAAGAATGCAGGGCCAGCAAAGCGAAAAAGAACTATCGCAGAGCGTATTATCTGAAATTTGTAAATATACTAACGCTATTTCTGGTACCCTTTATTTGTTTGATGAACCAACAGAATCGCTGGATTTATACGCCTATTATGCGTTCCATGATTTAGGGCTGATCAAGAAAAAGATAAAACTATCAGAAGGATGGCTTGGACAGGTAGCTAAAGATCAAAAAGCAACTGTAATTAAAGGTACGTTAAACGATAAGTTAGAACTGGAAACCTCAATTATCAGCCAGGAATTGGTGGAGATTATGATCGTACCATTCTTTTTTGATAAAAAATTGAAAGGGGTAATTGAAGTTGCTTATCAAAACCAGATATCAACAAATATACACGACTATATTATAGCCACTGCTAACGATGTAGGTATTGCCATAAATACAGCGCAGGCGCGTACTATAATGCACGACTTGTTTGAAGAGACCCAGCAGCAAGCCGAGGAATTGGAAGCACAGCAAGAAGAAATGCGTGTTACAAATGAAGAGTTGCTTAACAAAACAGAAATGCTTCAGGCTTCGGAAGAAGAGTTGCGGGTACAGCAGGAGGAGCTACGTACAATCAACGCCGAATTAGAAGAAAAAGCCAGCCTGTTAGAAGAAAAGAACCAGGCCATTGAGGAGGCGCGCGCGTCAATAAACCTTAAGGTACAGGAATTGGAAGCCACCGGTAAATATAAATCGGAATTTTTGGCCAACATGAGCCATGAACTGCGCACGCCATTGAACAGTATTTTAGTGCTGGCAAGGATATTGAAGGATAATAAAGGCGATAACCTATCAGAGGATCAGATAAAGTACGCCAGTGTGATATTTAATGCCGGTAATGATTTGCTTACGCTCATTAATGACATTCTCGACCTGTCAAAAATAGAATCGGGCAAGCTGGAAATGATGAATGACCAGGTTGAAGTAAAAGGCATATTGCACGATATGGAATTGCTTTTTGCTGAAGTGGCTGCCAATAAGAAGATCACCTTTAAATCCACAATCACTAAAGATATACCCGATCGTATCTATACAGATAAAATGCGGGTGGAACAGGTAATAAAAAATATGCTGTCGAACGCGTTTAAATTTACGCCTGAAAACGGTTCGATATTTATTAATGTTACACCGGGCGAAGCGCCCAAAACAATTAGCTTTACTATTAAAGATACCGGTATAGGTATCCATCCCGAAAAGCAAAGGCTGATATTTGAAGCATTCCAGCAAGCAGATGGTTCAACAAGCCGCAAATACGGTGGGACAGGTTTGGGCCTATCCATCAGCCGGGAGTTAGCTAATTTATTGGGCGGACGGATAAGCGTGAAAAGCGAACAGGGTAAAGGCAGTGAATTTACGCTTACCATCCCGTTTGAGGCTGCTGAAAATTTAAACCAGGAAGATTTTGTACAAACAGCCGAAACATTTAAACCTGTTAAGGAATTTTTAAAACCCGCCGACCAGATAGCGCGCAAAGATCCCAAAAAAGAAGCCCTGGTAGTAATTGTTGAAGACGACAAAAACTTTGCCGATATATTAAAAGATTATGCCCGCGACCATGGTTATAAAGCTATAGTTATAAATGAGGGCACTCATGCTTTTGAGACTATTAAAGAGAGCCAGCCCGATGCGGTAATATTGGATATTATGCTGCCTGGTAAAGACGGGTGGCAGATATTGAAAGAGTTGAAAAACTCGCCGGAAACAGCAGGTGTGCCTGTGCATTTAATGTCAGCAGGCGAAGCCGCGGCTAACCGTGTCCGTAAAGAGGGCGCTATCAGCTTTATGAAAAAGCCGATAGATACAGCCACACTGGACAAGTTATTTAATGAAATGGTTACACAAAGCGGTGTAGCGTTTAAACAGATATTGTTGGTAGAGGACCATGAAGCACAAAGTGAAGCTTTGCGTGAAATGATGGAAAAACAGGGTATAGCTGTTGACCAGGCTTTTGATGGCGCATCGGCATTTGATATGTTACAACAGAATGATTACCAGTGCGTAATATTGGATTTGAATCTGCCGGATATATCAGGGCTTGACTTGCTGGACAAAATTAAGGGTATAGAAAAATTCAGCAGTTTGCCGGTTATTGTAAACACGGCTATGGAATTGGATAAAACTTCGGTTAACCGGTTAATGCAGTATGCCAACGCCATGGTTGTAAAAACCAGCAAGTCATCGGATAGGTTAATTGACGAGGTGAACCTTTTTTTGCATAAAATCCGTACTTCATCGTCAACACCAGCTTCAGGCGCAAAAACAAACCCTGTCTCAAAAGGCAAGGAAATGTTAAAAGGGAAAAAAGTATTGGTGGTTGATGATGATATGCGCAATATTTTTGCGCTGACCAGTGCATTGCAAACCTACGATCTGCAAGTTGAAATTGCTAACGACGGCGAAGAAGCAATAGCTAAACTGGAAAAAATTGGAGACATTGATATTGTGCTGATGGATATTATGATGCCTAAAATGGACGGCTATGAAGCAACACGGCATATACGTAAACAAAACAAATGGGCCAAGTTACCTGTAATAGCACTTACAGCTAAAGCCATGAGAGATGACCGGGAGAAATGTATTGCTGCCGGTGCGAGCGATTATATCACTAAACCGGTAGATATAGACAGGCTTATTTCATTAATGCAGCTTTGGCTGGAAAAATAA
- a CDS encoding carboxypeptidase-like regulatory domain-containing protein yields the protein MRFCLPLLFLLLPFALLAQTGSITGKVARLDTKTALGKASVFLSNSSYGTISNDDGTFTLNGLKPGQYQLVVTMVGFEDFNQTVMIPRDPKEPIKVNAELMPKVTELHEVVITDPANWKQNYEKFVKLFLGESNNAKKCKILNPHEISLVYRKSKQTLEGWSNDFIEIENRALGYKVKFMLKSFSYDEINNIISWEGKVLYTEMPGSASQKKTWEAKRNDIYYGSNMHFFRSVQNAKMSEEGFVTMILVRKSNPERPPQEIIVKRIKQWERINTDSANRWKQLYNLPKYEESLQRQPLKETDFASATNQPGIFAISFPQYLYVMYTKKRENMDFKDIYRPLDMPNYETSIITLYKPYALFDMNGIIVSSQSTLFEGTWSKNKIAELLPVDYVPGDMKIKDDHL from the coding sequence ATGCGTTTTTGTTTGCCCCTGTTGTTTTTATTGCTTCCGTTTGCTTTGTTAGCCCAAACGGGATCTATCACAGGTAAAGTAGCCCGGTTAGATACTAAAACTGCTTTGGGCAAGGCCAGCGTGTTTTTAAGTAATTCATCATACGGCACTATCAGTAATGATGATGGCACATTTACGCTTAATGGTTTGAAACCAGGCCAGTATCAACTGGTTGTAACGATGGTCGGGTTCGAGGATTTTAATCAAACGGTTATGATTCCCCGCGATCCGAAAGAACCAATAAAGGTAAACGCCGAATTAATGCCTAAAGTGACCGAGCTGCACGAGGTGGTTATTACCGATCCGGCAAACTGGAAGCAGAATTATGAAAAGTTTGTAAAGCTGTTTCTTGGCGAATCCAATAACGCTAAGAAATGTAAGATACTTAACCCGCACGAGATATCCCTGGTTTACCGGAAATCAAAACAAACACTGGAAGGTTGGTCTAACGATTTTATTGAGATAGAAAACCGGGCTTTGGGTTACAAGGTGAAGTTTATGCTGAAATCATTTAGCTATGATGAGATAAACAACATTATATCCTGGGAGGGAAAGGTATTATATACAGAGATGCCCGGCAGTGCTTCGCAAAAGAAGACGTGGGAAGCTAAACGTAACGATATTTATTATGGATCGAACATGCACTTTTTTCGCTCGGTACAAAATGCTAAAATGAGTGAAGAAGGTTTTGTAACCATGATATTGGTGCGTAAATCTAACCCCGAACGCCCCCCGCAAGAGATTATAGTAAAAAGAATAAAGCAGTGGGAGCGAATAAATACCGATTCGGCTAACCGCTGGAAACAACTATATAACTTACCTAAATACGAGGAATCCTTACAGCGCCAGCCACTAAAGGAAACCGACTTTGCCAGCGCCACTAACCAACCCGGCATATTCGCTATTTCCTTTCCGCAATATTTATATGTAATGTATACGAAGAAGCGGGAAAATATGGATTTTAAAGATATATATCGCCCGCTGGATATGCCCAACTACGAAACAAGTATAATAACGCTATACAAGCCATATGCATTGTTTGATATGAATGGCATTATTGTATCATCGCAAAGTACCCTGTTTGAAGGAACATGGTCTAAAAACAAAATAGCCGAACTACTGCCGGTAGATTATGTGCCGGGCGATATGAAGATAAAGGATGATCATTTGTAG
- a CDS encoding chemotaxis protein CheB produces MALNNDILQRWHNSAIVLIGGSAGSFKLIFRAVKNFPIALDKAVIIVIHRKKNFFSEIEKLFAENSRMSLREIADKDVIEKNTIYIAPANYHSLIEKEKTFSLDVSEAVWYSKPSIDVTFESAADVYGPNCTAILLSGANQDGAAGLLKLKNAGALTIVQNPDEAEMSEMPLAAIQTGAATYTLSNNDIFELLQT; encoded by the coding sequence TTGGCGCTTAATAACGACATACTTCAGCGGTGGCACAATTCGGCGATTGTGCTGATTGGCGGCTCGGCCGGATCATTCAAACTTATATTTCGCGCTGTAAAAAACTTCCCGATAGCATTGGATAAGGCCGTAATTATTGTAATACATCGCAAAAAGAATTTTTTCAGCGAAATAGAAAAACTCTTTGCTGAAAATAGCCGTATGTCCTTGCGTGAAATAGCGGATAAGGATGTGATTGAAAAGAACACCATTTACATTGCGCCGGCCAACTATCATAGTTTAATTGAAAAAGAGAAAACGTTTAGTCTGGATGTATCAGAAGCTGTTTGGTATTCAAAGCCATCAATTGATGTAACATTTGAGAGTGCTGCCGATGTTTACGGGCCAAACTGTACCGCCATCCTACTTTCAGGTGCTAACCAGGATGGCGCAGCGGGGTTACTAAAGCTAAAAAATGCGGGTGCGTTAACTATTGTACAAAACCCGGACGAGGCAGAAATGTCGGAAATGCCTTTAGCTGCTATACAAACAGGCGCGGCAACGTATACCTTATCCAATAATGATATATTTGAACTATTACAAACATAA
- a CDS encoding heme exporter protein CcmB — translation MFKQTRYLLQKEILIEWRAKYAFNSVLLYVISTVFVCYIAFRLSPGFKESPGYPIVWNVLFWIIMLFAAVNAIAKSFMTENKGRMLYYYSITDARAIILSKIIYNGLLMLVLSALTLLVYMLFFNNSVANPVYYFIAVFLGSISFSTVFTMVSAIASKAGNSSGLMAVLSFPVIIPVILVLITLSKNAMDGIDNRYNYQHIITLLGINVIVIATSLLLFPYLWRD, via the coding sequence ATGTTTAAGCAAACCCGTTATCTGTTACAAAAGGAAATACTTATAGAATGGCGGGCCAAGTACGCCTTCAATAGTGTACTGTTGTATGTAATATCAACTGTTTTTGTATGCTATATAGCGTTCAGATTAAGCCCAGGGTTTAAAGAAAGCCCGGGGTACCCTATTGTATGGAATGTGCTGTTTTGGATAATTATGCTATTTGCTGCAGTAAATGCCATTGCCAAAAGCTTCATGACCGAGAACAAAGGCCGTATGCTGTATTATTATTCCATAACCGATGCAAGGGCTATCATCCTTTCAAAAATTATTTATAACGGTTTATTAATGTTGGTATTAAGCGCGCTGACCTTGCTGGTATACATGCTGTTCTTTAATAATAGTGTTGCTAACCCGGTTTATTATTTCATAGCGGTTTTTTTAGGCAGTATAAGCTTCTCAACGGTGTTTACCATGGTATCGGCCATTGCTTCAAAAGCAGGCAATAGCAGCGGCTTAATGGCGGTATTAAGTTTCCCGGTTATTATCCCCGTAATACTGGTGCTTATCACTTTAAGTAAAAACGCTATGGATGGTATTGATAATCGCTACAATTACCAGCACATTATTACATTGCTGGGTATTAATGTTATTGTAATAGCCACCTCCTTGTTACTGTTTCCATACCTGTGGCGCGACTAA
- a CDS encoding methylated-DNA--[protein]-cysteine S-methyltransferase, whose protein sequence is MAVIYHPTPIGFARIEDEGDHILSLTVAESIGEDATGFSVMSILAAKQLDEYFAGERKVFDFPFQQKGTEFQQEVWKNLSNIGYGESISYAQLSKRMNNPLAIRAIASANGKNNMWIVVPCHRVIGSDGSLTGYAGGLWRKQYLLELEARIMGIGQTRLF, encoded by the coding sequence ATGGCCGTTATCTATCACCCTACCCCTATTGGTTTCGCCCGTATTGAAGATGAGGGCGATCACATCCTGTCATTAACCGTTGCAGAAAGTATTGGAGAGGATGCTACAGGATTTTCGGTCATGTCAATTTTAGCGGCTAAGCAATTAGATGAATATTTTGCCGGCGAGCGTAAGGTTTTCGATTTTCCCTTCCAGCAAAAAGGCACTGAATTTCAACAGGAAGTTTGGAAAAACTTATCAAATATTGGTTACGGAGAAAGTATCAGTTACGCGCAGTTATCAAAACGAATGAATAACCCGCTGGCTATCCGCGCTATTGCATCGGCCAATGGCAAAAACAATATGTGGATAGTGGTTCCATGTCACCGTGTCATCGGGTCGGATGGTAGCCTTACCGGGTATGCAGGTGGTTTATGGCGCAAGCAATATTTGCTTGAACTGGAAGCCCGGATAATGGGCATAGGGCAAACACGTTTATTTTAG
- a CDS encoding CcmD family protein: MKKIVLLLLLALNGLGALAQTDQATMADTFRSSGKIYVVIAIIVIIFLGLAIYLFSMDKRLRKIEKFEKK; this comes from the coding sequence ATGAAAAAAATCGTATTACTATTATTATTGGCTTTAAACGGCCTTGGGGCATTGGCGCAAACCGATCAGGCTACCATGGCCGACACGTTCCGTAGTTCGGGGAAAATATACGTGGTTATTGCCATTATCGTAATTATCTTCCTCGGATTGGCCATTTATTTATTTTCAATGGACAAAAGGCTAAGAAAAATTGAGAAATTTGAAAAAAAATAA
- a CDS encoding fatty acid desaturase — MAAKKKSDFIHAQYSEPHKTRTKQILKEYPHLRNLIGKNPYTIFAILGLVAFQIIAAWLVSAQSWWVVFAVAYFLGAFADHSLFVMIHECTHQLLFKKRSLNRWASMIANLPQIFPSAISFEHFHLKHHSFQGVHELDADLPSKWEAKLINNNFFGKAIWLLFFPLFQFFRLSRLKEIKSVDGWVVTNFFIQVAFTAVMWYFFGWHGVAYLLLSFSFSVGLHPLGARWVQEHYLTHNEEQETYSYYGVLNTVSFNVGYHNEHHDFPSIPWNKLPEIKSTAPNYYDNLLYHKSWTKLWLRFLFDREISLFNRILRKDRGSISASQPYNGLPQ; from the coding sequence ATGGCAGCTAAAAAAAAGTCTGATTTTATCCACGCACAATACTCTGAACCACATAAAACCCGTACCAAACAAATTTTAAAGGAATACCCGCACCTGCGTAATCTGATAGGAAAAAACCCCTATACGATATTCGCGATATTGGGTTTGGTAGCATTCCAAATAATTGCTGCCTGGCTGGTATCGGCACAATCGTGGTGGGTGGTATTTGCCGTAGCTTACTTTTTAGGCGCCTTTGCAGATCATTCGTTGTTTGTAATGATACACGAATGTACGCATCAGTTATTATTTAAAAAACGATCGTTAAATCGCTGGGCCAGTATGATAGCTAACTTGCCACAAATATTCCCAAGTGCTATATCATTTGAGCATTTTCATTTGAAGCATCATTCTTTCCAGGGTGTACATGAACTGGATGCCGATTTGCCAAGCAAATGGGAAGCAAAACTGATCAATAACAACTTTTTTGGTAAAGCAATATGGTTGTTATTTTTTCCTTTATTTCAATTCTTTCGCTTATCGCGCCTGAAAGAGATCAAAAGTGTTGATGGCTGGGTTGTTACCAACTTTTTTATACAGGTTGCTTTTACCGCTGTAATGTGGTATTTCTTTGGCTGGCATGGCGTAGCTTACTTGTTATTAAGCTTCTCTTTCTCTGTTGGTTTGCATCCGCTGGGTGCACGTTGGGTACAGGAGCACTATTTAACACATAACGAAGAGCAGGAAACCTATAGCTATTACGGTGTATTAAATACCGTATCGTTTAACGTAGGTTATCATAACGAGCATCACGATTTTCCATCTATCCCATGGAATAAATTGCCCGAAATAAAATCGACCGCGCCAAATTATTACGATAATCTGCTTTATCATAAATCATGGACAAAGCTTTGGCTGCGCTTTTTGTTTGATAGGGAAATCTCATTATTCAACCGTATCTTAAGGAAGGACAGGGGCTCCATATCGGCATCCCAGCCCTATAACGGCTTACCACAATAA
- a CDS encoding hybrid sensor histidine kinase/response regulator, with product MTPVNILVVDDREENIIALEALLNRYDIRIFSTTSPNEALKIAWENQIAIALVDVQMPEMDGFELVEMLKANPKTKDILVIFVTAISKEARYAVKGFGAGAVDYLYKPLDPYITSAKVDAFIQLARSQAEIKEKNIELQNYAVVVKNSADIICVVDAQTLRISTINPAIEKIMGFKPEEVVGHSIVDFAIEDDKSQFRKKLGTIIKDNLQFAIAEYRFETFDKRIIWAECRMSYRNKTIFLNISDISPQKSFQEQLIKSKEAAEYGKKVKETFLANMSHELRTPVNGIIGLTNMLRKTMVNEQQIGMLDLLETSSQSLLAVINDVLDISKIEAGKFNIVRTANDLHRVVKSVYDLLKFKADEQNIEFILDIAADVPQYMIFDSLRLNQILMNLLSNAIKFTDRGHVKLKIVVVQKHAAKVKLKFSVEDTGIGIPSDRIAKIFESFEQAENDTTAKYGGTGLGLTIVKRLIELKGGELTVSSQVGKGSVFSFTNWYEIAEPLIEKFAIRDNNTALAPFEYEVSVLVAEDNMVNQFMLSKILKEWNVNVDMVDNGRKALEKLKENDYHIILMDTHMPEMSGYQTAKIIRVDFEEPKRSVPIISLSAASYDHEQQQAISAGMNDVLAKPFLPYELHEKIQKLLNLKMME from the coding sequence ATGACCCCTGTAAATATTTTAGTTGTGGATGATCGGGAAGAAAACATAATTGCCCTTGAGGCTTTGTTGAACCGTTATGACATCCGCATATTCTCAACCACCTCGCCCAACGAAGCTTTAAAAATTGCATGGGAGAACCAGATAGCTATAGCGCTTGTTGATGTTCAAATGCCCGAAATGGATGGCTTTGAACTGGTAGAAATGTTAAAAGCTAACCCTAAAACCAAAGATATATTAGTAATTTTTGTTACGGCTATATCTAAGGAAGCAAGGTATGCTGTTAAAGGTTTTGGCGCCGGTGCCGTCGATTATCTGTATAAACCACTCGATCCGTACATTACATCGGCCAAAGTAGATGCATTTATCCAATTAGCGCGCAGTCAGGCCGAAATAAAGGAAAAGAATATTGAGTTGCAGAACTACGCGGTAGTGGTGAAAAACTCCGCTGATATTATTTGCGTTGTCGATGCCCAAACATTGCGCATATCAACCATTAATCCTGCCATTGAAAAAATAATGGGTTTTAAACCCGAGGAGGTAGTTGGGCATAGTATTGTAGACTTTGCTATAGAAGACGATAAAAGTCAATTCAGGAAAAAACTGGGTACGATTATTAAAGACAACTTACAATTTGCAATAGCCGAGTACAGGTTTGAAACTTTTGACAAACGTATAATTTGGGCCGAGTGCCGCATGTCCTACCGAAATAAGACCATCTTTTTAAACATCAGCGATATTTCACCACAAAAAAGCTTCCAGGAACAGTTGATCAAATCAAAAGAAGCGGCTGAATACGGTAAAAAAGTAAAAGAAACATTTTTAGCTAACATGAGCCATGAATTGCGCACACCCGTAAATGGCATAATTGGCTTAACAAATATGCTTCGTAAAACAATGGTTAATGAACAGCAAATAGGCATGCTGGACTTGTTGGAAACCTCGTCTCAATCATTGCTGGCAGTTATTAATGATGTTTTGGATATCTCTAAAATTGAAGCTGGCAAGTTTAACATTGTCCGGACTGCAAATGATTTGCATAGGGTAGTTAAGTCAGTTTATGATCTATTGAAATTTAAAGCAGACGAACAAAACATCGAGTTTATACTTGATATAGCCGCTGATGTACCTCAATATATGATATTTGATTCACTTCGGCTGAATCAAATACTGATGAACTTATTAAGCAATGCTATTAAATTTACCGATAGGGGGCATGTAAAGCTTAAGATAGTAGTGGTGCAGAAGCACGCTGCCAAAGTGAAACTAAAATTTAGTGTAGAAGATACTGGTATTGGAATACCTTCGGACAGGATAGCCAAAATATTTGAATCGTTTGAACAAGCTGAAAATGATACAACAGCAAAATATGGCGGCACCGGCTTAGGGTTAACCATTGTAAAGCGGCTGATTGAATTAAAAGGCGGCGAGTTGACAGTGAGCAGCCAGGTGGGCAAAGGCAGTGTATTTAGTTTTACTAACTGGTACGAGATTGCCGAACCACTCATTGAAAAATTTGCAATACGGGACAATAATACGGCACTGGCGCCATTTGAATATGAAGTATCGGTATTGGTAGCCGAAGATAACATGGTGAACCAGTTTATGTTATCGAAAATATTGAAAGAATGGAACGTAAATGTTGATATGGTAGATAACGGACGTAAGGCGCTGGAAAAGTTAAAAGAAAACGATTATCACATTATACTGATGGACACCCATATGCCCGAAATGAGTGGCTACCAAACCGCTAAAATCATCAGGGTAGATTTTGAGGAACCTAAACGTAGTGTGCCCATTATTTCCTTGTCGGCTGCATCTTATGATCATGAACAACAACAAGCCATATCGGCAGGTATGAATGATGTGCTCGCCAAACCATTTTTACCGTACGAATTACATGAAAAGATACAGAAGCTGTTGAATTTAAAAATGATGGAATAA
- a CDS encoding CheR family methyltransferase, which translates to MAGKITMDETSAYGNITTAQLHELIDLIKKVHGFDFSEYTKASLKRRLARIMQFKKMSFYDLKHLLVNDQQIFQEFLEEITVNVTEMFRDPLFYKALHNQVLPYLSSYQHIKIWSAGCSSGEEVYSLAILLKEANLRNKSFIYGTDINTEMLKEARMGIYSLRKIKSYTENYQYTGLPGTLTDHFTIMYDAASIHSEIKQNTLFSVHNLISDTVFNEFQMISCRNVFIYFESGLQEKILELFYKSLCPLGFLCLGSKEAIRSDFFRRRFKVINQKENIYQKIGA; encoded by the coding sequence TTGGCTGGAAAAATAACCATGGATGAAACTTCGGCTTACGGCAATATAACAACAGCACAACTGCATGAACTGATAGACCTGATAAAAAAGGTTCATGGGTTCGATTTTTCTGAATATACAAAGGCTTCATTAAAGCGAAGGCTGGCCCGTATTATGCAGTTTAAAAAAATGTCGTTTTATGATCTAAAACACCTGCTGGTAAACGACCAGCAAATCTTCCAGGAGTTTTTAGAGGAAATTACAGTGAACGTTACAGAAATGTTTCGTGATCCATTGTTCTATAAAGCGTTGCATAACCAGGTGCTGCCTTATCTTTCATCCTATCAGCATATTAAAATATGGAGTGCGGGCTGCTCATCAGGCGAAGAAGTTTATTCGTTAGCTATATTATTAAAGGAAGCCAACCTGCGCAATAAATCATTTATTTACGGCACTGATATTAATACCGAGATGCTTAAGGAGGCCCGCATGGGGATCTATAGTCTGCGTAAAATAAAAAGCTATACTGAAAATTACCAGTATACTGGTTTGCCAGGTACGCTTACCGATCATTTTACGATAATGTATGATGCTGCCAGCATACATAGCGAGATAAAACAGAATACTTTATTTTCAGTACATAATTTAATATCCGATACTGTTTTTAATGAGTTTCAGATGATAAGTTGCCGCAATGTTTTTATTTACTTTGAATCGGGATTACAGGAAAAAATATTGGAGTTGTTCTACAAAAGTCTTTGCCCGTTAGGGTTTTTATGTTTAGGCAGTAAAGAGGCTATCCGGTCTGATTTTTTTAGGAGAAGGTTCAAAGTGATCAATCAAAAAGAAAACATATATCAAAAAATTGGCGCTTAA